Proteins encoded within one genomic window of Candidatus Syntrophocurvum alkaliphilum:
- a CDS encoding MMPL family transporter: MLQDYILEISNQKENVLAGFFVPEQIYKEDFPSAWNDYGTPNKKVTMFHIISDTNPYEERSMEIVDEIEQVATFTLKNTPYENSQIAVDGLPSNNRDLKNLSSEDFLKTSIFMLIGIFIVLSVLFKSFIMPIYALISLGVTYIASQAVVEFYFYKHPWLSRYNVVGTFLCFCYVNVTRGRLLNIFNVKIQ, translated from the coding sequence ATGTTACAAGATTATATATTAGAAATTTCTAACCAAAAAGAGAATGTATTAGCCGGCTTTTTTGTTCCTGAACAAATATATAAAGAGGATTTCCCTAGTGCTTGGAATGATTATGGGACTCCTAATAAAAAAGTAACTATGTTTCATATTATAAGTGATACTAATCCCTATGAAGAAAGATCTATGGAAATAGTAGATGAAATTGAACAGGTAGCTACATTTACTCTAAAAAACACACCATATGAAAACAGTCAAATTGCAGTAGATGGACTACCAAGCAATAATAGAGATTTGAAAAATTTATCAAGTGAAGATTTTTTAAAAACCTCAATTTTTATGCTTATTGGAATTTTTATTGTACTATCTGTATTATTCAAGTCCTTTATAATGCCGATTTACGCTTTAATTTCATTAGGTGTAACTTATATAGCATCTCAAGCAGTTGTTGAATTTTATTTTTATAAACATCCTTGGTTATCCAGGTATAATGTGGTCGGTACCTTTCTTTGCTTTTGTTATGTTAATGTCACTAGGGGTAGATTACTCAATATTTTTAATGTCAAGATTCAATGA
- a CDS encoding MMPL family transporter, which translates to MSLGVDYSIFLMSRFNEEITKQDKITNENVKKAMLISMKRVGKPVFSAATILSASFAAMMLSGILSLLQIGAWIIIGLTLYTIILLPVFIPAVATLLGENNWWPFNLISKK; encoded by the coding sequence ATGTCACTAGGGGTAGATTACTCAATATTTTTAATGTCAAGATTCAATGAAGAAATAACTAAGCAAGATAAAATAACTAATGAGAATGTTAAAAAAGCAATGTTAATTTCCATGAAAAGAGTAGGTAAACCTGTTTTTTCAGCTGCTACAATTTTATCAGCTAGTTTTGCTGCAATGATGCTATCAGGAATACTATCTTTATTACAAATAGGTGCATGGATTATAATTGGCCTAACATTATATACAATAATATTGTTACCTGTTTTTATCCCTGCAGTTGCAACTTTACTTGGAGAAAATAATTGGTGGCCATTTAATCTAATAAGCAAAAAATAA